The following proteins are co-located in the Vallicoccus soli genome:
- a CDS encoding zinc-dependent alcohol dehydrogenase — protein MRALTWQGVNELSVEDVPDPHVQNDQDVVLRVTRTTTCGSDLHLVGGYIPFMKKGDVLGHEFVGEVVEVGRAVTRHRVGDRVVVCSFIACGRCWYCRNDLWSACDNGNPNPAIPENLWGFAPGGCFGYSHVMGGYSGSMAEYVRVPYADYGAFSVPEGVSDQRALFASDSVPTGFMGAHLGEAGPGKVVAVWGAGAVGQMAARGAQLLGADRVVVIDRIPERLAQAEDVIGAEVLDYSATDVGGELREMTGGRGPDVCIEAVGMEAHGEGVAGAYDQVKQQLRLQTDRPTAVREAVHNCRKGGSVFVLGVFAEVVDKFPLGAVVNKGLTVRGAQMHGHRYIPRILERMAAGEVTTEHLETHTVGLEDAPRGYAMFKDKEDGCVRSVVVP, from the coding sequence GTGAGGGCACTGACCTGGCAGGGCGTGAACGAGCTGTCGGTCGAGGACGTCCCCGACCCGCACGTGCAGAACGACCAGGACGTCGTGCTCCGGGTGACCCGCACGACGACCTGCGGCTCGGACCTGCACCTCGTGGGCGGCTACATCCCCTTCATGAAGAAGGGGGACGTGCTCGGGCACGAGTTCGTCGGCGAGGTCGTGGAGGTCGGCAGGGCGGTGACCCGCCACCGCGTCGGCGACCGCGTCGTCGTGTGCTCCTTCATCGCCTGCGGGCGCTGCTGGTACTGCCGCAACGACCTGTGGTCGGCCTGCGACAACGGCAACCCCAACCCGGCCATCCCGGAGAACCTCTGGGGCTTCGCGCCCGGGGGGTGCTTCGGCTACTCGCACGTCATGGGCGGCTACTCCGGCAGCATGGCGGAGTACGTCCGCGTGCCGTACGCGGACTACGGCGCCTTCAGCGTCCCGGAGGGCGTGAGCGACCAGCGCGCGCTCTTCGCCTCGGACTCCGTGCCGACCGGCTTCATGGGCGCGCACCTCGGCGAGGCCGGCCCCGGCAAGGTCGTCGCGGTGTGGGGCGCCGGCGCCGTGGGGCAGATGGCGGCCCGCGGGGCGCAGCTGCTCGGCGCGGACCGGGTCGTCGTCATCGACCGCATCCCCGAGCGGCTGGCGCAGGCGGAGGACGTCATCGGGGCCGAGGTCCTCGACTACTCGGCGACCGACGTCGGTGGCGAGCTGCGCGAGATGACCGGCGGGCGCGGGCCCGACGTGTGCATCGAGGCGGTCGGCATGGAGGCGCACGGCGAGGGCGTCGCGGGCGCGTACGACCAGGTGAAGCAGCAGCTGCGGCTGCAGACCGACCGGCCCACCGCGGTGCGCGAGGCGGTGCACAACTGCCGCAAGGGCGGCAGCGTCTTCGTGCTCGGCGTCTTCGCCGAGGTCGTCGACAAGTTCCCCCTCGGCGCCGTGGTCAACAAGGGCCTGACGGTGCGCGGGGCGCAGATGCACGGGCACCGCTACATCCCGCGGATCCTCGAGCGCATGGCCGCCGGCGAGGTCACCACCGAGCACCTCGAGACCCACACGGTGGGCCTGGAGGACGCGCCGCGCGGCTACGCCATGTTCAAGGACAAGGAGGACGGCTGCGTGCGCTCGGTCGTCGTCCCGTGA
- a CDS encoding ATP-dependent metallopeptidase FtsH/Yme1/Tma family protein, translating into MAGTTGTTGRTGTAGATGDGTTGAARAGTTGAAGAGPTGPAGSSPLDRRPRRERLRERARRHERPLVALLAALLLAAWLGGSALVADGPHPREVPLDAALRAATAAEEVSYEEGPGRLVVTAPDGAQVVSAVPRAGAEEVLDRLLDARVPVEVEPAGLSPTDVLLPLLPVLLLLAVLVVVLRRQGGALGLSGGKRLPAEVPTTRFDDVIGAEETVAELREVVTFLHDPGAFAALGARMPRGLLFSGPPGTGKTLLARALAGEAGVPVFIVSGSEFVEVFAGKGAARVRELFAQARKHPAAIVFLDEIDAVGRRRTEGGGSGADGEAERTLNQLLVELDGFGERGHLVVIGATNRPEMLDPALTRPGRFDRTVAVGLPDRRAREGLLRHYAAGKVVADDVDWALLSRRTPGMSGAQLEQLLNEAALEAVRTGAARVDGDHVATALATVALGKASRHALVSERDRAVTAWHEAGHTLCALLLPGAHPPVQVSIVPRGHAGGVTWMAGSDDAFLARSAAHAQLAVALGGRAAEELLLDGDPTTGAHNDLESATSLATSLVARYGLAGTLAVHDGPPTDAVRARVEELLVDALERARTLLREHRALLDALAELLLLEEDVEHAAVAALARAHGVEAVNVPGR; encoded by the coding sequence ATGGCGGGGACGACGGGGACGACGGGTCGCACCGGCACGGCCGGGGCGACCGGGGACGGCACGACCGGCGCGGCCCGGGCCGGCACGACCGGGGCGGCCGGGGCCGGCCCGACCGGGCCGGCCGGGAGCAGCCCCCTCGACCGGAGGCCGCGGCGCGAGCGGCTCCGGGAGCGGGCCCGCCGCCACGAGCGCCCGCTCGTCGCCCTGCTGGCCGCGCTGCTGCTGGCCGCCTGGCTGGGCGGCAGCGCGCTCGTGGCGGACGGGCCGCACCCGCGCGAGGTGCCCCTCGACGCCGCGCTGCGGGCGGCCACCGCCGCGGAGGAGGTCTCGTACGAGGAAGGCCCCGGCCGCCTCGTCGTCACGGCACCGGACGGGGCGCAGGTCGTGTCCGCGGTCCCCCGGGCCGGTGCGGAGGAGGTGCTCGACCGCCTGCTCGACGCCCGGGTCCCCGTCGAGGTCGAGCCCGCGGGGCTGTCGCCGACCGACGTCCTGCTCCCCCTGCTGCCGGTGCTGCTCCTGCTCGCCGTCCTCGTCGTCGTGCTGCGCCGCCAGGGCGGCGCCCTCGGCCTCAGCGGCGGCAAGCGGTTGCCCGCCGAGGTCCCCACGACCCGCTTCGACGACGTCATCGGCGCCGAGGAGACCGTCGCCGAGCTCCGCGAGGTCGTGACCTTCCTGCACGACCCCGGCGCGTTCGCCGCCCTCGGCGCGCGCATGCCGCGGGGCCTGCTGTTCAGCGGCCCGCCCGGCACCGGCAAGACGCTGCTCGCGCGCGCCCTGGCCGGCGAGGCCGGCGTGCCGGTGTTCATCGTCTCCGGCTCGGAGTTCGTGGAGGTCTTCGCCGGCAAGGGCGCCGCCCGCGTCCGCGAGCTCTTCGCCCAGGCCCGCAAGCACCCGGCCGCGATCGTGTTCCTCGACGAGATCGACGCCGTGGGGCGCCGGCGCACCGAGGGCGGCGGCAGCGGCGCCGACGGCGAGGCGGAGCGCACCCTCAACCAGCTCCTCGTCGAGCTCGACGGCTTCGGCGAGCGCGGCCACCTCGTGGTCATCGGCGCCACGAACCGCCCCGAGATGCTCGACCCCGCGCTCACCCGCCCGGGGCGGTTCGACCGCACGGTCGCCGTCGGGCTGCCCGACCGGCGGGCCCGCGAGGGGCTGCTGCGGCACTACGCCGCCGGCAAGGTCGTCGCCGACGACGTCGACTGGGCCCTGCTCTCGCGCCGCACCCCCGGCATGAGCGGCGCGCAGCTCGAGCAGCTGCTCAACGAGGCGGCCCTGGAGGCCGTCCGCACGGGCGCCGCCCGCGTCGACGGCGACCACGTGGCGACGGCCCTCGCCACGGTCGCCCTCGGCAAGGCCAGCCGGCACGCGCTGGTCAGCGAGCGGGACCGCGCGGTGACGGCGTGGCACGAGGCGGGGCACACGCTCTGCGCGCTCCTGCTGCCCGGCGCCCACCCGCCCGTGCAGGTGTCGATCGTCCCCCGCGGGCACGCCGGCGGCGTGACCTGGATGGCCGGCTCCGACGACGCCTTCCTCGCCCGCAGCGCCGCGCACGCCCAGCTCGCCGTGGCGCTCGGCGGGCGCGCCGCCGAGGAGCTGCTGCTCGACGGCGACCCGACCACCGGCGCGCACAACGACCTCGAGAGCGCCACGTCGCTCGCGACCTCCCTCGTCGCCCGGTACGGCCTCGCCGGCACCCTCGCCGTCCACGACGGCCCCCCGACCGACGCCGTCCGCGCCCGCGTCGAGGAGCTCCTCGTCGACGCGCTCGAGCGCGCCCGCACCCTCCTGCGCGAGCACCGCGCCCTCCTCGACGCCCTCGCCGAGCTCCTGCTGCTCGAGGAGGACGTCGAGCACGCCGCCGTCGCCGCCCTCGCCCGCGCCCACGGCGTCGAGGCGGTCAACGTCCCCGGCCGCTGA
- a CDS encoding S8 family serine peptidase — MPVTRRAAHRPRAALAAVLAAALLGGATAPAAASTDGAAATAALAGLLPADVLADLGAGERRAAAAALPGPGERAGQVALAVGDGDRLRISTVPSAPPDAAGLAALLGAQPSVEAAAPVGRVRAHEDPLRGYQWPLDRLAAEDLRADVAATGTGWDALPVVAVVDTGVDATHPDLAGRTVAGYDAVTGTALAPGAARDPDGHGTHVAGILGATVGNGVGVEGLLPQARIMPVRVLGEDGSGTDADVAEGVVWAAEHGARVVNLSLGGAGASSVLAAAVRHAHARGAVVVAASGNDGDGANEVQYPCASAATVLCVGATTPEDRRAAFSTHGPQVDVAAPGQDIASTFPGDGYVLMDGTSMATPYAAATVALAAAAMPWAGPDAVRARVVGTAEDLGPAGVDTAFGAGLVRPRAAAVPVPLAPPLPVGTGATTYPAPGRVVLAWTAPAPADGRAAVTGYAVRVDGGAARALPATAASVVLAGLAPGSAHTVSVEVRSAVGGPASSRRVVLPRLLPGALGAAAPASVAVAGARVRVTGRLTTRPTTGSSPVAVAGAVVELWAARAGRPAARVAAARTDATGRVALVAPVTAAGTLQLRSPLGRTAGGAFVGAAASPALRVAVRAPAAVPGAAGARWAPRR, encoded by the coding sequence GTGCCCGTCACCCGTCGTGCCGCCCACCGCCCGCGGGCCGCTCTCGCGGCGGTGCTGGCCGCGGCGCTGCTCGGCGGCGCGACCGCCCCGGCCGCGGCCTCGACGGACGGTGCGGCGGCGACCGCCGCGCTGGCGGGCCTGCTGCCGGCCGACGTCCTGGCCGACCTCGGCGCCGGCGAGCGGCGGGCCGCCGCGGCGGCGCTGCCCGGCCCCGGCGAGCGCGCCGGGCAGGTCGCCCTCGCGGTCGGGGACGGCGACCGGCTGCGGATCAGCACGGTCCCCTCGGCGCCGCCGGACGCCGCCGGGCTCGCCGCCCTGCTCGGGGCGCAGCCCTCGGTCGAGGCGGCGGCGCCGGTGGGGAGGGTCCGGGCCCACGAGGACCCGCTGCGGGGCTACCAGTGGCCGCTGGACCGGCTGGCCGCCGAGGACCTCCGCGCGGACGTCGCGGCCACGGGGACCGGCTGGGACGCGCTGCCCGTCGTCGCCGTCGTGGACACCGGGGTCGACGCCACGCACCCGGACCTGGCCGGGCGGACGGTGGCGGGGTACGACGCCGTGACGGGCACCGCGCTCGCCCCCGGCGCCGCGCGCGACCCCGACGGGCACGGCACCCACGTCGCGGGCATCCTCGGCGCCACCGTCGGCAACGGCGTCGGCGTCGAGGGCCTGCTCCCGCAGGCGCGGATCATGCCGGTGCGGGTGCTCGGAGAGGACGGCAGCGGTACCGACGCGGACGTCGCCGAGGGGGTCGTGTGGGCGGCCGAGCACGGTGCGCGCGTCGTCAACCTGTCCCTGGGCGGCGCCGGCGCGTCGTCGGTGCTCGCCGCCGCCGTGCGGCACGCCCACGCGCGCGGCGCGGTCGTGGTGGCGGCCTCCGGCAACGACGGCGACGGCGCCAACGAGGTGCAGTACCCCTGCGCGAGCGCCGCCACGGTGCTCTGCGTCGGCGCGACCACGCCGGAGGACCGGCGCGCGGCGTTCTCCACCCACGGTCCCCAGGTCGACGTCGCCGCACCGGGCCAGGACATCGCCTCGACCTTCCCCGGCGACGGCTACGTGCTCATGGACGGCACCTCCATGGCGACCCCGTACGCCGCCGCGACCGTGGCCCTCGCCGCCGCGGCGATGCCCTGGGCCGGGCCGGACGCGGTGCGCGCCCGGGTGGTGGGCACGGCCGAGGACCTCGGGCCGGCCGGGGTCGACACCGCCTTCGGCGCGGGCCTCGTGCGCCCCCGTGCCGCGGCGGTGCCGGTGCCCCTCGCACCCCCGCTGCCGGTCGGGACGGGGGCCACGACGTACCCCGCGCCCGGGCGCGTGGTCCTCGCGTGGACCGCGCCGGCGCCGGCGGACGGGCGCGCCGCCGTGACCGGGTACGCCGTGCGGGTCGACGGCGGCGCCGCCCGCGCCCTGCCGGCGACGGCCGCCTCGGTCGTGCTCGCGGGGCTCGCGCCCGGCTCGGCGCACACCGTCTCGGTGGAGGTGCGCTCGGCCGTCGGCGGCCCGGCGAGCAGCCGCCGGGTGGTGCTGCCCCGGCTGCTGCCCGGCGCCCTGGGCGCCGCGGCGCCCGCGTCGGTCGCCGTCGCCGGCGCGCGGGTGCGCGTGACCGGCCGCCTGACGACCCGCCCCACGACGGGCAGCAGCCCCGTCGCCGTCGCCGGCGCCGTCGTGGAGCTGTGGGCCGCCCGGGCCGGGCGCCCGGCGGCGCGGGTGGCGGCGGCCCGTACGGACGCC